In a genomic window of Bos mutus isolate GX-2022 chromosome 6, NWIPB_WYAK_1.1, whole genome shotgun sequence:
- the SH3BP2 gene encoding SH3 domain-binding protein 2 isoform X3 — protein sequence MAGAGPWPRAWSRREAGSGAEAAAGARGPGPCRCAQGKRVRAAPPIPAGPAAWTSFMAAEETHWPVPMKAIGAQNLLTMPGGVAKAGYLHKKGGTQLQLLKWPLRFVVIHKRCIYYFKSSTSASPQGAFSLSGYNRVMRAAEETTSNNVFPFKIIHVSKKHRTWFFSASSEDERKSWMALLRKEIGHFQEKKELPLDASDSSSDTDSFYGAIERPVDISLSPHPTDSEDYEHDDEDDSYLEPDSPEPGRPEDPLIHPPAYPPPPVPTPRKPVFSEVPRAHSFTSKGPGPLLPPPPPKRGLPDTGPAPEDSRREPPPLRWVEPGSRVPAVSRRMSDPPPNILPPGPGLRKAPCFPENSSPSLEPRIPAHGVSPSSTATAASRNCDKLKSFHLSPRGTPAPEPPPVPANKPKFLKMVEESPPGEAARPGSRVPPVAPRPPPLKLPMPEAADRPPVLPRPEKPALPHLQRSPPDGQSFRSFSFEKPRKPVQTDTSQADAGGEGSDDDYEKVPLPSSVFINTTESCEVERLFKATSPRGVPQDGLYCIRNSSTKSGKVLVVWDETSSKVRNYRIFEKDSKFYLEGEVLFVGVGSLVEHYHTHVLPGHQSLLLQHPYGYARPR from the exons GCCCCCCCGATCCCAGCCGGGCCCGCCGCGTGGACATC CTTCATGGCGGCCGAAGAGACACACTGGCCTGTTCCTATGAAGGCCATCGGTGCGCAGAACTTGCTCACCATGCCTGGGGGTGTGGCCAAGGCCGGCTACCTGCACAAGAAGGGCGGGACCCAGCTGCAGCTACTCAAAT GGCCCCTGCGCTTTGTGGTCATCCACAAACGCTGTATCTACTACTTCAAGAGCAGCACATCCGCCTCGCCGCAGGGCGCCTTCTCGCTGAGTGGCTACAACCG GGTGATGCGGGCGGCTGAGGAGACGACGTCAAACAACGTCTTCCCCTTCAAGATCATCCACGTCAGCAAGAAGCACCGCACGTGGTTCTTCTCCGCCTCCTCTGAGGACGAGCGCAAG AGCTGGATGGCCTTGCTGCGCAAGGAGATTGGCCACTTCCAGGAGAAGAAGGAGCTGCCTCTGGACGCCAg CGACTCCAGCTCGGACACGGATAGCTTCTATGGTGCCATTGAGCGGCCGGTGGACATCAGCCTGTCTCCGCACCCCACAGACAGCGAAG ACTACGAGCATGACGACGAGGACGACTCGTACTTGGAGCCCGACTCCCCCGAGCCCGGGAGGCCCGAGG ACCCCCTGATCCACCCGCCGGCCTACCCTCCGCCCCCCGTGCCCACGCCCAGGAAGCCAGTCTTCTCTGAGGTGCCCCGCGCCCACTCCTTCACCTCCAAGGGTCCAGGCCCCCTgctgccacccccgccccctaAGCGTGGCCTCCCGGACACCGGCCCGGCCCCCGAGGACTCCAGGCGGGAGCCGCCACCCCTGCGGTGGGTGGAGCCCGGCTCCAGGGTGCCAGCCGTCTCCCGGAGGATGAGCGACCCCCCGCCCAACATCCTGCCCCCCGGGCCCGGCCTCCGGAAAGCCCCTTGCTTCCCTGAGAACAGCAGCCCCAGCCTGGAGCCCCGGATTCCTGCGCACGGGGTCAGCCCCTCCAGCACAGCCACGGCTGCCTCCCGGAACTGTGACAAGCTCAAGTCCTTCCACCTGTCCCCACGGGGGACTCCTGCCCCCGAGCCCCCACCTGTGCCGGCCAACAAGCCCAAGTTCCTGAAGATGGTGGAAGAGAGCCCCCCGGGGGAGGCGGCCAGGCCTGGATCCCGTGTGCCCCCCGTGGCCCCCCGGCCACCTCCGCTGAAACTGCCCATGCCCGAGGCCGCAGACCGGCCTCCCGTCCTGCCCCGGCCAGAGAAGCCGGCGCTCCCGCACCTCCA GCGATCACCCCCCGATGGGCAGAGTTTCAGGAGCTTCTCCTTTGAAAAACCCCGGAAACCCGTGCAGACTGACACGTCACAGGCGGACGCTGGCGGGGAGGGCTCTGACGATGACTATGAGAAG GTGCCACTGCCCAGCTCAGTCTTCATCAACACCACAGAGTCCTGCGAAGTGGAGAG GCTCTTCAAGGCCACGAGCCCCCGGGGGGTGCCCCAGGACGGTCTCTACTGCATCCGGAACTCCTCCACCAAGTCGGGGAAG GTTCTGGTTGTGTGGGATGAGACCTCCAGCAAAGTGAGGAACTACCGCATCTTTGAGAAG GACTCGAAGTTCTACCTGGAGGGTGAAGTCCTGTTTGTGGGCGTGGGCAGCCTGGTGGAACACTACCACACGCACGTGCTGCCCGGCCACCAGAGCCTGCTGCTGCAGCACCCCTACGGCTACGCCAGGCCCAGGTGA
- the SH3BP2 gene encoding SH3 domain-binding protein 2 isoform X1, which yields MAAEETHWPVPMKAIGAQNLLTMPGGVAKAGYLHKKGGTQLQLLKWPLRFVVIHKRCIYYFKSSTSASPQGAFSLSGYNRVMRAAEETTSNNVFPFKIIHVSKKHRTWFFSASSEDERKSWMALLRKEIGHFQEKKELPLDASDSSSDTDSFYGAIERPVDISLSPHPTDSEDYEHDDEDDSYLEPDSPEPGRPEDPLIHPPAYPPPPVPTPRKPVFSEVPRAHSFTSKGPGPLLPPPPPKRGLPDTGPAPEDSRREPPPLRWVEPGSRVPAVSRRMSDPPPNILPPGPGLRKAPCFPENSSPSLEPRIPAHGVSPSSTATAASRNCDKLKSFHLSPRGTPAPEPPPVPANKPKFLKMVEESPPGEAARPGSRVPPVAPRPPPLKLPMPEAADRPPVLPRPEKPALPHLQRSPPDGQSFRSFSFEKPRKPVQTDTSQADAGGEGSDDDYEKVPLPSSVFINTTESCEVERLFKATSPRGVPQDGLYCIRNSSTKSGKVLVVWDETSSKVRNYRIFEKDSKFYLEGEVLFVGVGSLVEHYHTHVLPGHQSLLLQHPYGYARPR from the exons ATGGCGGCCGAAGAGACACACTGGCCTGTTCCTATGAAGGCCATCGGTGCGCAGAACTTGCTCACCATGCCTGGGGGTGTGGCCAAGGCCGGCTACCTGCACAAGAAGGGCGGGACCCAGCTGCAGCTACTCAAAT GGCCCCTGCGCTTTGTGGTCATCCACAAACGCTGTATCTACTACTTCAAGAGCAGCACATCCGCCTCGCCGCAGGGCGCCTTCTCGCTGAGTGGCTACAACCG GGTGATGCGGGCGGCTGAGGAGACGACGTCAAACAACGTCTTCCCCTTCAAGATCATCCACGTCAGCAAGAAGCACCGCACGTGGTTCTTCTCCGCCTCCTCTGAGGACGAGCGCAAG AGCTGGATGGCCTTGCTGCGCAAGGAGATTGGCCACTTCCAGGAGAAGAAGGAGCTGCCTCTGGACGCCAg CGACTCCAGCTCGGACACGGATAGCTTCTATGGTGCCATTGAGCGGCCGGTGGACATCAGCCTGTCTCCGCACCCCACAGACAGCGAAG ACTACGAGCATGACGACGAGGACGACTCGTACTTGGAGCCCGACTCCCCCGAGCCCGGGAGGCCCGAGG ACCCCCTGATCCACCCGCCGGCCTACCCTCCGCCCCCCGTGCCCACGCCCAGGAAGCCAGTCTTCTCTGAGGTGCCCCGCGCCCACTCCTTCACCTCCAAGGGTCCAGGCCCCCTgctgccacccccgccccctaAGCGTGGCCTCCCGGACACCGGCCCGGCCCCCGAGGACTCCAGGCGGGAGCCGCCACCCCTGCGGTGGGTGGAGCCCGGCTCCAGGGTGCCAGCCGTCTCCCGGAGGATGAGCGACCCCCCGCCCAACATCCTGCCCCCCGGGCCCGGCCTCCGGAAAGCCCCTTGCTTCCCTGAGAACAGCAGCCCCAGCCTGGAGCCCCGGATTCCTGCGCACGGGGTCAGCCCCTCCAGCACAGCCACGGCTGCCTCCCGGAACTGTGACAAGCTCAAGTCCTTCCACCTGTCCCCACGGGGGACTCCTGCCCCCGAGCCCCCACCTGTGCCGGCCAACAAGCCCAAGTTCCTGAAGATGGTGGAAGAGAGCCCCCCGGGGGAGGCGGCCAGGCCTGGATCCCGTGTGCCCCCCGTGGCCCCCCGGCCACCTCCGCTGAAACTGCCCATGCCCGAGGCCGCAGACCGGCCTCCCGTCCTGCCCCGGCCAGAGAAGCCGGCGCTCCCGCACCTCCA GCGATCACCCCCCGATGGGCAGAGTTTCAGGAGCTTCTCCTTTGAAAAACCCCGGAAACCCGTGCAGACTGACACGTCACAGGCGGACGCTGGCGGGGAGGGCTCTGACGATGACTATGAGAAG GTGCCACTGCCCAGCTCAGTCTTCATCAACACCACAGAGTCCTGCGAAGTGGAGAG GCTCTTCAAGGCCACGAGCCCCCGGGGGGTGCCCCAGGACGGTCTCTACTGCATCCGGAACTCCTCCACCAAGTCGGGGAAG GTTCTGGTTGTGTGGGATGAGACCTCCAGCAAAGTGAGGAACTACCGCATCTTTGAGAAG GACTCGAAGTTCTACCTGGAGGGTGAAGTCCTGTTTGTGGGCGTGGGCAGCCTGGTGGAACACTACCACACGCACGTGCTGCCCGGCCACCAGAGCCTGCTGCTGCAGCACCCCTACGGCTACGCCAGGCCCAGGTGA
- the SH3BP2 gene encoding SH3 domain-binding protein 2 isoform X2: MAAEETHWPVPMKAIGAQNLLTMPGGVAKAGYLHKKGGTQLQLLKWPLRFVVIHKRCIYYFKSSTSASPQGAFSLSGYNRVMRAAEETTSNNVFPFKIIHVSKKHRTWFFSASSEDERKSWMALLRKEIGHFQEKKELPLDASSDTDSFYGAIERPVDISLSPHPTDSEDYEHDDEDDSYLEPDSPEPGRPEDPLIHPPAYPPPPVPTPRKPVFSEVPRAHSFTSKGPGPLLPPPPPKRGLPDTGPAPEDSRREPPPLRWVEPGSRVPAVSRRMSDPPPNILPPGPGLRKAPCFPENSSPSLEPRIPAHGVSPSSTATAASRNCDKLKSFHLSPRGTPAPEPPPVPANKPKFLKMVEESPPGEAARPGSRVPPVAPRPPPLKLPMPEAADRPPVLPRPEKPALPHLQRSPPDGQSFRSFSFEKPRKPVQTDTSQADAGGEGSDDDYEKVPLPSSVFINTTESCEVERLFKATSPRGVPQDGLYCIRNSSTKSGKVLVVWDETSSKVRNYRIFEKDSKFYLEGEVLFVGVGSLVEHYHTHVLPGHQSLLLQHPYGYARPR; encoded by the exons ATGGCGGCCGAAGAGACACACTGGCCTGTTCCTATGAAGGCCATCGGTGCGCAGAACTTGCTCACCATGCCTGGGGGTGTGGCCAAGGCCGGCTACCTGCACAAGAAGGGCGGGACCCAGCTGCAGCTACTCAAAT GGCCCCTGCGCTTTGTGGTCATCCACAAACGCTGTATCTACTACTTCAAGAGCAGCACATCCGCCTCGCCGCAGGGCGCCTTCTCGCTGAGTGGCTACAACCG GGTGATGCGGGCGGCTGAGGAGACGACGTCAAACAACGTCTTCCCCTTCAAGATCATCCACGTCAGCAAGAAGCACCGCACGTGGTTCTTCTCCGCCTCCTCTGAGGACGAGCGCAAG AGCTGGATGGCCTTGCTGCGCAAGGAGATTGGCCACTTCCAGGAGAAGAAGGAGCTGCCTCTGGACGCCAg CTCGGACACGGATAGCTTCTATGGTGCCATTGAGCGGCCGGTGGACATCAGCCTGTCTCCGCACCCCACAGACAGCGAAG ACTACGAGCATGACGACGAGGACGACTCGTACTTGGAGCCCGACTCCCCCGAGCCCGGGAGGCCCGAGG ACCCCCTGATCCACCCGCCGGCCTACCCTCCGCCCCCCGTGCCCACGCCCAGGAAGCCAGTCTTCTCTGAGGTGCCCCGCGCCCACTCCTTCACCTCCAAGGGTCCAGGCCCCCTgctgccacccccgccccctaAGCGTGGCCTCCCGGACACCGGCCCGGCCCCCGAGGACTCCAGGCGGGAGCCGCCACCCCTGCGGTGGGTGGAGCCCGGCTCCAGGGTGCCAGCCGTCTCCCGGAGGATGAGCGACCCCCCGCCCAACATCCTGCCCCCCGGGCCCGGCCTCCGGAAAGCCCCTTGCTTCCCTGAGAACAGCAGCCCCAGCCTGGAGCCCCGGATTCCTGCGCACGGGGTCAGCCCCTCCAGCACAGCCACGGCTGCCTCCCGGAACTGTGACAAGCTCAAGTCCTTCCACCTGTCCCCACGGGGGACTCCTGCCCCCGAGCCCCCACCTGTGCCGGCCAACAAGCCCAAGTTCCTGAAGATGGTGGAAGAGAGCCCCCCGGGGGAGGCGGCCAGGCCTGGATCCCGTGTGCCCCCCGTGGCCCCCCGGCCACCTCCGCTGAAACTGCCCATGCCCGAGGCCGCAGACCGGCCTCCCGTCCTGCCCCGGCCAGAGAAGCCGGCGCTCCCGCACCTCCA GCGATCACCCCCCGATGGGCAGAGTTTCAGGAGCTTCTCCTTTGAAAAACCCCGGAAACCCGTGCAGACTGACACGTCACAGGCGGACGCTGGCGGGGAGGGCTCTGACGATGACTATGAGAAG GTGCCACTGCCCAGCTCAGTCTTCATCAACACCACAGAGTCCTGCGAAGTGGAGAG GCTCTTCAAGGCCACGAGCCCCCGGGGGGTGCCCCAGGACGGTCTCTACTGCATCCGGAACTCCTCCACCAAGTCGGGGAAG GTTCTGGTTGTGTGGGATGAGACCTCCAGCAAAGTGAGGAACTACCGCATCTTTGAGAAG GACTCGAAGTTCTACCTGGAGGGTGAAGTCCTGTTTGTGGGCGTGGGCAGCCTGGTGGAACACTACCACACGCACGTGCTGCCCGGCCACCAGAGCCTGCTGCTGCAGCACCCCTACGGCTACGCCAGGCCCAGGTGA
- the SH3BP2 gene encoding SH3 domain-binding protein 2 isoform X4 gives MAFLDPRTPAPRPSAGRKRAMCWVSATSFMAAEETHWPVPMKAIGAQNLLTMPGGVAKAGYLHKKGGTQLQLLKWPLRFVVIHKRCIYYFKSSTSASPQGAFSLSGYNRVMRAAEETTSNNVFPFKIIHVSKKHRTWFFSASSEDERKSWMALLRKEIGHFQEKKELPLDASDSSSDTDSFYGAIERPVDISLSPHPTDSEDYEHDDEDDSYLEPDSPEPGRPEDPLIHPPAYPPPPVPTPRKPVFSEVPRAHSFTSKGPGPLLPPPPPKRGLPDTGPAPEDSRREPPPLRWVEPGSRVPAVSRRMSDPPPNILPPGPGLRKAPCFPENSSPSLEPRIPAHGVSPSSTATAASRNCDKLKSFHLSPRGTPAPEPPPVPANKPKFLKMVEESPPGEAARPGSRVPPVAPRPPPLKLPMPEAADRPPVLPRPEKPALPHLQRSPPDGQSFRSFSFEKPRKPVQTDTSQADAGGEGSDDDYEKVPLPSSVFINTTESCEVERLFKATSPRGVPQDGLYCIRNSSTKSGKVLVVWDETSSKVRNYRIFEKDSKFYLEGEVLFVGVGSLVEHYHTHVLPGHQSLLLQHPYGYARPR, from the exons CTTCATGGCGGCCGAAGAGACACACTGGCCTGTTCCTATGAAGGCCATCGGTGCGCAGAACTTGCTCACCATGCCTGGGGGTGTGGCCAAGGCCGGCTACCTGCACAAGAAGGGCGGGACCCAGCTGCAGCTACTCAAAT GGCCCCTGCGCTTTGTGGTCATCCACAAACGCTGTATCTACTACTTCAAGAGCAGCACATCCGCCTCGCCGCAGGGCGCCTTCTCGCTGAGTGGCTACAACCG GGTGATGCGGGCGGCTGAGGAGACGACGTCAAACAACGTCTTCCCCTTCAAGATCATCCACGTCAGCAAGAAGCACCGCACGTGGTTCTTCTCCGCCTCCTCTGAGGACGAGCGCAAG AGCTGGATGGCCTTGCTGCGCAAGGAGATTGGCCACTTCCAGGAGAAGAAGGAGCTGCCTCTGGACGCCAg CGACTCCAGCTCGGACACGGATAGCTTCTATGGTGCCATTGAGCGGCCGGTGGACATCAGCCTGTCTCCGCACCCCACAGACAGCGAAG ACTACGAGCATGACGACGAGGACGACTCGTACTTGGAGCCCGACTCCCCCGAGCCCGGGAGGCCCGAGG ACCCCCTGATCCACCCGCCGGCCTACCCTCCGCCCCCCGTGCCCACGCCCAGGAAGCCAGTCTTCTCTGAGGTGCCCCGCGCCCACTCCTTCACCTCCAAGGGTCCAGGCCCCCTgctgccacccccgccccctaAGCGTGGCCTCCCGGACACCGGCCCGGCCCCCGAGGACTCCAGGCGGGAGCCGCCACCCCTGCGGTGGGTGGAGCCCGGCTCCAGGGTGCCAGCCGTCTCCCGGAGGATGAGCGACCCCCCGCCCAACATCCTGCCCCCCGGGCCCGGCCTCCGGAAAGCCCCTTGCTTCCCTGAGAACAGCAGCCCCAGCCTGGAGCCCCGGATTCCTGCGCACGGGGTCAGCCCCTCCAGCACAGCCACGGCTGCCTCCCGGAACTGTGACAAGCTCAAGTCCTTCCACCTGTCCCCACGGGGGACTCCTGCCCCCGAGCCCCCACCTGTGCCGGCCAACAAGCCCAAGTTCCTGAAGATGGTGGAAGAGAGCCCCCCGGGGGAGGCGGCCAGGCCTGGATCCCGTGTGCCCCCCGTGGCCCCCCGGCCACCTCCGCTGAAACTGCCCATGCCCGAGGCCGCAGACCGGCCTCCCGTCCTGCCCCGGCCAGAGAAGCCGGCGCTCCCGCACCTCCA GCGATCACCCCCCGATGGGCAGAGTTTCAGGAGCTTCTCCTTTGAAAAACCCCGGAAACCCGTGCAGACTGACACGTCACAGGCGGACGCTGGCGGGGAGGGCTCTGACGATGACTATGAGAAG GTGCCACTGCCCAGCTCAGTCTTCATCAACACCACAGAGTCCTGCGAAGTGGAGAG GCTCTTCAAGGCCACGAGCCCCCGGGGGGTGCCCCAGGACGGTCTCTACTGCATCCGGAACTCCTCCACCAAGTCGGGGAAG GTTCTGGTTGTGTGGGATGAGACCTCCAGCAAAGTGAGGAACTACCGCATCTTTGAGAAG GACTCGAAGTTCTACCTGGAGGGTGAAGTCCTGTTTGTGGGCGTGGGCAGCCTGGTGGAACACTACCACACGCACGTGCTGCCCGGCCACCAGAGCCTGCTGCTGCAGCACCCCTACGGCTACGCCAGGCCCAGGTGA